In Solea senegalensis isolate Sse05_10M linkage group LG6, IFAPA_SoseM_1, whole genome shotgun sequence, one genomic interval encodes:
- the slc25a23a gene encoding calcium-binding mitochondrial carrier protein SCaMC-1 isoform X2 gives MGGQNTWFPWVHCQESDSPGPDHEREKKYAELFDQLDLNKDGRIDILELRTGLAERGLSRGSIDKIVKTGDTNHDGVLDFEEFTRYLRTHEKQLKLMFRSLDRNNDGRIDATEIQHSLRTIGVDVNLKDATRILLSMDKDGSMTIDWNEWRDYFLFNPLTNMEDVARYWKRSMMLDIGEQLTVPDEFSEEEKKSGYVWRQLMAGAMAGSVSRTGTAPLERVKVFRQVHGSFVVKGNVLSSFQFMVKEGGLRSLWRGNGMNVLKIAPETAIKFTAYEQIKNIMRGRNESRNLQVHERFVAGSLAGAVAQTAIYPMEVLKTRLILRKTGQFSGIADCAKQILQREGVTAFYKGYVPNMLSIVPYAGIDLAVYETLKFSWLNRNRGFADPGVMVLVGCGAVSSTCGQLASYPLALIRTRMQAQALEKGTPKPSMLALLRNIVTQEGVAGLYRGISPNLLKVIPAVSVSYVVYEYTRIVLGVDIEGDL, from the exons ATGGGAGGCCAAAACACTTGGTTTCCCTGGGTTCACTGCCAGGAGAGTGATTCCCCTGGTCCAGACCACGAGAGGGAGAAGAAATATGCGGAGCTGTTCGATCAGCTGGACCTCAACAAAGATGGACGCATCGACATCCTTGAACTCCGGACTGGGCTGGCAGAGCGAGGGCTTTCCAGAGGCTCCATAGACAAG ATTGTCAAGACTGGGGACACCAACCACGATGGAGTACTGGACTTTGAAGAGTTCACACGTTATCTTCGCACCCATGAAAAACAGCTCAAACTCATGTTTAGAAGCCTCGACAGGAACAACGATG GTCGGATAGACGCGACGGAGATCCAGCACTCTCTGCGTACCATTGGAGTGGACGTCAACCTCAAGGATGCCACCAGGATTTTGCTAAG TATGGACAAGGATGGTTCCATGACCATTGACTGGAATGAGTGGcgtgactacttcctgtttaaCCCCCTCACCAATATGGAGGATGTGGCACGCTACTGGAAACGATCAATG ATGTTGGATATAGGTGAGCAGCTGACAGTCCCAGATGAAttttcagaggaggagaagaagtcTGGGTATGTGTGGCGGCAGTTGATGGCAGGAGCCATGGCTGGGTCTGTATCTCGGACAGGAACTGCACCCTTGGAGCGTGTCAAGGTCTTCCGACAG GTTCATGGTTCTTTTGTTGTTAAAGGGAACGTCCTGAGCAGTTTTCAGTTCATGGTGAAAGAGGGAGGACTGCGGTCACTGTGGAGAGGCAACGGAATGAATGTTCTTAAAATTGCCCCAGAGACTGCAATCAAGTTCACAGCATATGAGCAG ATCAAGAATATTATGCGTGGCCGTAATGAATCCAGAAATCTGCAGGTCCATGAGAGGTTTGTCGCCGGCTCTTTGGCCGGAGCTGTGGCTCAGACAGCCATCTACCCGATGGAG GTGCTTAAGACCCGTCTGATACTAAGAAAAACAGGCCAGTTCTCAGGAATCGCCGACTGTGCCAAACAGATCCTGCAGAGGGAAGGTGTCACCGCCTTTTACAAGGGTTATGTACCGAACATGCTCAGCATTGTCCCTTATGCTGGCATTGACCTGGCTGTTTATGAG ACTCTAAAGTTTTCCTGgctgaacagaaacagaggTTTCGCCGACCCAGGGGTCATGGTGCTGGTCGGCTGTGGTGCCGTCTCCAGCACCTGTGGACAGCTGGCAAGTTACCCTCTGGCACTGATCCGCACTCGAATGCAGGCACAGG CTTTAGAGAAGGGAACCCCAAAACCCTCCATGTTGGCCTTGCTTCGCAACATTGTGACTCAGGAGGGCGTCGCTGGACTCTACAGAGGAATTTCTCCCAACCTGCTGAAAGTCATTCCTGCAGTCAGTGTGTCCTATGTTGTCTACGAATACACAAGGATAGTCCTGGGAGTGGACATTGAGG GTGATTTGTAG
- the slc25a23a gene encoding calcium-binding mitochondrial carrier protein SCaMC-3 isoform X3 has product MLDIGEQLTVPDEFSEEEKKSGYVWRQLMAGAMAGSVSRTGTAPLERVKVFRQVHGSFVVKGNVLSSFQFMVKEGGLRSLWRGNGMNVLKIAPETAIKFTAYEQIKNIMRGRNESRNLQVHERFVAGSLAGAVAQTAIYPMEVLKTRLILRKTGQFSGIADCAKQILQREGVTAFYKGYVPNMLSIVPYAGIDLAVYETLKFSWLNRNRGFADPGVMVLVGCGAVSSTCGQLASYPLALIRTRMQAQALEKGTPKPSMLALLRNIVTQEGVAGLYRGISPNLLKVIPAVSVSYVVYEYTRIVLGVDIEGRRAGKEKG; this is encoded by the exons ATGTTGGATATAGGTGAGCAGCTGACAGTCCCAGATGAAttttcagaggaggagaagaagtcTGGGTATGTGTGGCGGCAGTTGATGGCAGGAGCCATGGCTGGGTCTGTATCTCGGACAGGAACTGCACCCTTGGAGCGTGTCAAGGTCTTCCGACAG GTTCATGGTTCTTTTGTTGTTAAAGGGAACGTCCTGAGCAGTTTTCAGTTCATGGTGAAAGAGGGAGGACTGCGGTCACTGTGGAGAGGCAACGGAATGAATGTTCTTAAAATTGCCCCAGAGACTGCAATCAAGTTCACAGCATATGAGCAG ATCAAGAATATTATGCGTGGCCGTAATGAATCCAGAAATCTGCAGGTCCATGAGAGGTTTGTCGCCGGCTCTTTGGCCGGAGCTGTGGCTCAGACAGCCATCTACCCGATGGAG GTGCTTAAGACCCGTCTGATACTAAGAAAAACAGGCCAGTTCTCAGGAATCGCCGACTGTGCCAAACAGATCCTGCAGAGGGAAGGTGTCACCGCCTTTTACAAGGGTTATGTACCGAACATGCTCAGCATTGTCCCTTATGCTGGCATTGACCTGGCTGTTTATGAG ACTCTAAAGTTTTCCTGgctgaacagaaacagaggTTTCGCCGACCCAGGGGTCATGGTGCTGGTCGGCTGTGGTGCCGTCTCCAGCACCTGTGGACAGCTGGCAAGTTACCCTCTGGCACTGATCCGCACTCGAATGCAGGCACAGG CTTTAGAGAAGGGAACCCCAAAACCCTCCATGTTGGCCTTGCTTCGCAACATTGTGACTCAGGAGGGCGTCGCTGGACTCTACAGAGGAATTTCTCCCAACCTGCTGAAAGTCATTCCTGCAGTCAGTGTGTCCTATGTTGTCTACGAATACACAAGGATAGTCCTGGGAGTGGACATTGAGGGTAGGAGGGCAGGGAAAGAGAAGGGGTAG
- the slc25a23a gene encoding calcium-binding mitochondrial carrier protein SCaMC-1 isoform X1 produces MGGQNTWFPWVHCQESDSPGPDHEREKKYAELFDQLDLNKDGRIDILELRTGLAERGLSRGSIDKIVKTGDTNHDGVLDFEEFTRYLRTHEKQLKLMFRSLDRNNDGRIDATEIQHSLRTIGVDVNLKDATRILLSMDKDGSMTIDWNEWRDYFLFNPLTNMEDVARYWKRSMMLDIGEQLTVPDEFSEEEKKSGYVWRQLMAGAMAGSVSRTGTAPLERVKVFRQVHGSFVVKGNVLSSFQFMVKEGGLRSLWRGNGMNVLKIAPETAIKFTAYEQIKNIMRGRNESRNLQVHERFVAGSLAGAVAQTAIYPMEVLKTRLILRKTGQFSGIADCAKQILQREGVTAFYKGYVPNMLSIVPYAGIDLAVYETLKFSWLNRNRGFADPGVMVLVGCGAVSSTCGQLASYPLALIRTRMQAQALEKGTPKPSMLALLRNIVTQEGVAGLYRGISPNLLKVIPAVSVSYVVYEYTRIVLGVDIEGRRAGKEKG; encoded by the exons ATGGGAGGCCAAAACACTTGGTTTCCCTGGGTTCACTGCCAGGAGAGTGATTCCCCTGGTCCAGACCACGAGAGGGAGAAGAAATATGCGGAGCTGTTCGATCAGCTGGACCTCAACAAAGATGGACGCATCGACATCCTTGAACTCCGGACTGGGCTGGCAGAGCGAGGGCTTTCCAGAGGCTCCATAGACAAG ATTGTCAAGACTGGGGACACCAACCACGATGGAGTACTGGACTTTGAAGAGTTCACACGTTATCTTCGCACCCATGAAAAACAGCTCAAACTCATGTTTAGAAGCCTCGACAGGAACAACGATG GTCGGATAGACGCGACGGAGATCCAGCACTCTCTGCGTACCATTGGAGTGGACGTCAACCTCAAGGATGCCACCAGGATTTTGCTAAG TATGGACAAGGATGGTTCCATGACCATTGACTGGAATGAGTGGcgtgactacttcctgtttaaCCCCCTCACCAATATGGAGGATGTGGCACGCTACTGGAAACGATCAATG ATGTTGGATATAGGTGAGCAGCTGACAGTCCCAGATGAAttttcagaggaggagaagaagtcTGGGTATGTGTGGCGGCAGTTGATGGCAGGAGCCATGGCTGGGTCTGTATCTCGGACAGGAACTGCACCCTTGGAGCGTGTCAAGGTCTTCCGACAG GTTCATGGTTCTTTTGTTGTTAAAGGGAACGTCCTGAGCAGTTTTCAGTTCATGGTGAAAGAGGGAGGACTGCGGTCACTGTGGAGAGGCAACGGAATGAATGTTCTTAAAATTGCCCCAGAGACTGCAATCAAGTTCACAGCATATGAGCAG ATCAAGAATATTATGCGTGGCCGTAATGAATCCAGAAATCTGCAGGTCCATGAGAGGTTTGTCGCCGGCTCTTTGGCCGGAGCTGTGGCTCAGACAGCCATCTACCCGATGGAG GTGCTTAAGACCCGTCTGATACTAAGAAAAACAGGCCAGTTCTCAGGAATCGCCGACTGTGCCAAACAGATCCTGCAGAGGGAAGGTGTCACCGCCTTTTACAAGGGTTATGTACCGAACATGCTCAGCATTGTCCCTTATGCTGGCATTGACCTGGCTGTTTATGAG ACTCTAAAGTTTTCCTGgctgaacagaaacagaggTTTCGCCGACCCAGGGGTCATGGTGCTGGTCGGCTGTGGTGCCGTCTCCAGCACCTGTGGACAGCTGGCAAGTTACCCTCTGGCACTGATCCGCACTCGAATGCAGGCACAGG CTTTAGAGAAGGGAACCCCAAAACCCTCCATGTTGGCCTTGCTTCGCAACATTGTGACTCAGGAGGGCGTCGCTGGACTCTACAGAGGAATTTCTCCCAACCTGCTGAAAGTCATTCCTGCAGTCAGTGTGTCCTATGTTGTCTACGAATACACAAGGATAGTCCTGGGAGTGGACATTGAGGGTAGGAGGGCAGGGAAAGAGAAGGGGTAG
- the LOC122771500 gene encoding far upstream element-binding protein 2: MSDFGGLPTNGVGAGMKNDAFADAVQRARQIAAKIGGDGVPAASNNGGAEAYPFKAQKRSLEEADEPDAKKVAPQSDRDSALSIGPKLAALSQQSVRPSTMSEDYKVPDAMVGLVIGRGGEQINKIQQDSGCKVQIAHDTVGLPERSISLTGSPDAIQRAKALIEDIVSRGHETTNGQTGSMQEMIIPAGKAGLIIGKGGETIRQLQERAGVKMILIQDGSQPPNVDKPLRIIGDPYKVQQAKDMVNEILRERDHAGFGERSEYGSRMGGGGGGGGGIDIAVPRHSVGVVIGRSGEMIKKIQADTGVKIQFKPDDGTGPDKIAHIMGPPDQCQHAASVITELLQSIRDREEGGQGGPPGAGSGMPPGGRGRGRGQGNWGGPPGGGMTFSIPAHKCGLVIGRGGENVKSINQQTGAFVEISNQPPPNGDPNFKLFTIRGSPQQIDHAKQLIEEKIEAPLCPVGGGGPGPGGPGGPVGPGGPGGPGGPMGPYNPNPYNAGPPGGAPHGAAPSGPQYYQNWGNNYQQWQAPGPHDPNKAAADPNAAWAAYYAQYYAQYNNGQQPGGAMPAQAPGAGPAAAPGDQSQAAQAQGGQPDYTKAWEEYYKKMGMTQPAAGAAGAAAAPAAAAAAATGGGGGGAAGGGQQDYSAAWAEYYRQQAAYYGQPDQSPGQAPGQQPGQQAQ, from the exons ATGTCTGATTTCGGCGGTTTGCCGACGAACGGAGTCGGTGCTGGGATGAAAAACGACGCTTTTGCCGATGCAGTACAACGAGCCAGACAG ATTGCAGCTAAAATAGGTGGAGATGGTGTCCCCGCAGCAAGTAACAACGGAGGTGCTGAGGCTTATCCATTCAAGGCACAAAAACGTTCTTTGGAAGAAGCAG ATGAACCTGACGCCAAGAAGGTAGCGCCTCAGAGTGACAGAGATTCTGCTTTGT CTATTGGTCCTAAGCTGGCTGCTTTGTCCCAACAAAG TGTCAGACCCTCTACAATGTCGGAAGATTACAAAGTCCCTGATGCCATGGTGGGTCTCG TCATTGGCCGAGGAGGTGAACAGattaacaaaatacaacaggATTCTGGCTGTAAAGTCCAAATTGCTCATG ACACTGTAGGACTTCCAGAAAGAAGCATCTCTCTGACTGGATCACCAGATGCCATACA GAGAGCCAAAGCATTGATAGAGGACATAGTGTCCAGGGGGCACGAAACGACCAATGGGCAGACGGGTTCCATGCAGGAGATGATCATCCCTGCGGGAAAGGCTGGCCTCATTATAGGCAAAGGAGGAGAGACCATTAGACAGCTACAG GAACGAGCTGGAGTTAAAATGATCCTTATTCAAGATGGTTCCCAGCCACCAAATGTTGATAAACCCCTCCGCATCATTGGAGACCCCTACAAAGTGCAG CAAGCAAAAGATATGGTCAACGAGATTCTACGAGAAAGGGATCATGCTGGCTTCGGAGAAAGGAGTGAATATGGATCAAGGATGGGAGGTGGTggcggcggaggaggaggcatTGAT ATTGCTGTACCCCGCCACTCAGTGGGAGTTGTGATTGGCCGTAGTGGAGAGATGATTAAGAAAATCCAGGCGGATACTGGAGTGAAGATACAGTTTAAACCAG ATGATGGCACAGGTCCTGATAAAATAGCCCATATTATGGGTCCACCAGACCAATGTCAACATGCTGCTTCAGTCATTACTGAACTGCTACAGAGCATCCGTGACAGGGAGGAAGGTGGACAGGGG ggcCCGCCAGGTGCTGGATCAGGGATGCCGCCTGGAGGACGAGGCCGGGGTCGAGGGCAGGGCAACTGGGGTGGTCCTCCGGGAGGAGGGATGACCTTCTCCATTCCTGCTCACAAATGTGGGCTGGTCattggcagaggaggagagaatgtCAAGTCCATCAACCAACAAACTGGGGCATTTGTGGAAATATCCAATCAGCCACCACCCAACGGTGACCCTAACTTCAAATTGTTCACCATCCGAGGGTCCCCTCAACAGATTGACCATGCGAAGCAGCTCATAGAAGAAAAGATAGAG GCTCCATTGTGTCcagtgggtggtggtggtcctGGTCCAGGAGGTCCTGGAGGTCCAGTAGGTCCAGGAGGTCCTGGGGGTCCAGGTGGTCCAATGGGTCCCTATAACCCCAACCCATATAATGCCGGGCCCCCTGGTGGTGCACCCCA TGGAGCTGCACCTAGTGGTCCCCAGTATTATCAGAATTGGGGAAATAACTACCAGCAGTGGCAAGCCCCGGGTCCCCATGACCCCA ataaggcagcagcagaccccAATGCAGCATGGGCAGCATACTATGCACAATATTATGCGCAATATAATAATGGCCAGCAGCCAGGGGGTGCTATGCCAGCCCAGGCCCCAGGAGCtggtccagcagcagcaccaggagACCAGAGCCAAGCAGCACAGGCCCAAGGAGGCCAGCCAGACTACACTAAGGCCTGGGAGGAGTACTATAAGAAGATGGGCATGA ctcaacCAGCTGCGGGTGCAGCGGGTGCAGCAGcggctccagcagcagcagcagcagcagcaacaggaggaggaggtggaggagctgcaggtggAGGTCAGCAGGACTACAGTGCCGCCTGGGCTGAGTACTACAGACAGCAGGCAGCCTATTATGGACAGCCAGACCAGTCGCCTGGACAGGCACCTGGTCAGCAGCCAGGACAGCAG GCCCAGTAA